The Agrobacterium vitis genome has a segment encoding these proteins:
- a CDS encoding LicD family protein, translating to MTTNHETDAIFPRTPQNIVDDIYHLLRLTGNLLEKHSVPYSIISGTLLGAVRHRGLIPWDDDVDIGCYIDASDCRWIAFVNAFRAYADIEIFEEDVCFKVSFSSRPRVDALHNSSYPFVDLFLMRRFEDNRITFQSDKAREFFPQEFLLESEWLSRTPTPFGPLWVNAISTRDAASYLNRTYGSGWETSAYLTWNHVEWRRNEKKIVTICDFSCATPTTQIGAQK from the coding sequence ATGACAACCAATCACGAGACTGACGCTATTTTTCCTAGAACGCCACAAAATATCGTAGATGATATTTATCATTTGCTGAGATTAACCGGAAATCTCTTAGAAAAGCATAGCGTCCCGTATTCGATCATATCTGGAACGCTTCTCGGTGCTGTTCGTCACAGGGGATTGATCCCTTGGGACGATGATGTGGATATCGGGTGCTATATCGATGCTAGCGACTGCCGTTGGATTGCATTTGTCAATGCATTCCGAGCTTACGCTGATATCGAAATCTTTGAAGAAGATGTTTGTTTCAAAGTTTCATTTTCTTCTCGCCCTCGCGTCGACGCTTTGCACAATAGTTCATACCCATTTGTTGACTTGTTTCTTATGCGTAGATTTGAGGATAACCGGATCACATTCCAAAGCGATAAGGCGCGTGAATTTTTTCCGCAAGAGTTTTTGCTGGAAAGTGAATGGCTGTCGCGTACTCCGACACCTTTTGGCCCTCTTTGGGTAAACGCCATTTCCACACGCGACGCCGCTTCCTATCTAAACAGGACCTATGGAAGTGGTTGGGAGACTTCAGCCTATCTGACATGGAATCATGTTGAATGGCGGCGCAATGAAAAAAAAATTGTTACCATATGTGATTTTTCATGCGCGACCCCCACGACGCAAATCGGGGCACAGAAATAA
- a CDS encoding gamma-glutamyltransferase — protein sequence MKMSSECQSRLGQSSFAEGEIFAVATPDVLSSTLCLTEFLASSSLESSATAALLSLGRQLPHLCGLGGDCIIIHSSRDGTAFGVNGCGRSGTGHLPDRFSSSIPRRGWESAMVYGAPRGLDLFSKTFDVDAKSIAARIRSASGDTLARTKTLDYFLDTHSHELQRAKNLPLWQKSLLASDIKDRFIKWPKSSNNTLDAIALNGFEDLYSGTFGSHIANVISRDSCGIFSGEDITDFESVKSELVTDYVFDAKITLVGPNTPWLELLVLLRVLDFFNKRKGIKSDNELFTLVCIASGILSQVLNDFPYRTRTDELPPNQNDIVSEISSHVVRGLDATTLLPALSAGSDTVFAALAGANGAVIGLTGSTFTPFGALVNVGETDLSLSNRASAFSLNSADWKLLKPRMPAPHTTNALLVENIEYKLSLGTTGGPVQVQVLAQLLFRILVWKQRLSTVLSSPRAANFGFFPKANKVIWLSEMPLSNFGQVLSVLERYSLKMGVAQMAGFKKSDKTYFAATDPRGDGVAIAI from the coding sequence ATGAAAATGAGCAGCGAATGCCAATCTAGATTGGGACAAAGCTCATTCGCCGAAGGAGAAATATTCGCTGTCGCTACACCCGATGTGTTATCCTCGACCCTTTGCTTAACGGAATTTCTGGCTTCTAGCTCTTTGGAGAGTTCTGCCACTGCAGCCTTACTTTCGCTTGGTCGTCAACTCCCGCACTTATGCGGTCTCGGTGGCGATTGTATTATTATTCATTCTAGCCGAGACGGCACGGCTTTTGGCGTGAATGGATGCGGACGAAGCGGCACAGGCCACCTACCTGACCGTTTCTCTTCATCAATTCCACGTCGCGGCTGGGAAAGCGCAATGGTTTACGGAGCCCCACGTGGCCTCGATCTCTTCTCGAAAACGTTCGATGTCGATGCAAAGTCAATCGCCGCAAGGATTCGATCTGCCTCTGGAGATACATTGGCGAGAACTAAAACTCTCGATTATTTTTTGGATACGCATAGTCACGAGTTGCAGAGAGCAAAAAATCTACCATTATGGCAGAAGTCTCTTCTTGCGTCGGACATTAAAGATCGTTTCATAAAATGGCCCAAATCGAGTAACAATACACTTGACGCTATCGCACTAAACGGCTTTGAAGATCTCTACTCCGGTACATTTGGATCACATATTGCTAATGTTATTAGCAGGGATTCGTGCGGTATTTTCTCCGGCGAGGACATTACCGATTTTGAAAGTGTGAAGTCCGAACTCGTTACCGATTATGTATTCGATGCCAAAATCACCTTAGTCGGTCCAAATACGCCATGGCTTGAACTCCTCGTTTTGTTGCGCGTGCTTGATTTCTTCAACAAACGCAAAGGCATTAAATCGGACAACGAACTTTTCACTTTGGTGTGCATCGCATCAGGTATTTTATCACAAGTTCTTAATGACTTTCCTTATCGCACTAGAACTGATGAATTACCTCCCAATCAAAACGATATTGTATCGGAGATATCATCCCATGTCGTGCGCGGCTTGGACGCGACAACCCTTTTACCTGCCTTGTCAGCAGGAAGCGATACCGTTTTTGCCGCTTTAGCAGGAGCTAATGGCGCGGTGATCGGTTTAACGGGGTCAACATTCACACCGTTTGGAGCGCTTGTAAATGTTGGCGAAACGGATCTATCTCTATCGAATAGAGCGTCAGCATTTTCATTAAACTCCGCCGACTGGAAATTACTAAAACCACGGATGCCCGCACCCCACACAACTAATGCGTTATTGGTTGAAAATATAGAGTATAAATTATCGTTGGGAACAACTGGAGGACCTGTGCAAGTTCAAGTACTTGCACAGCTTTTGTTTAGGATACTTGTTTGGAAGCAACGGTTGTCAACCGTTCTCTCCTCACCACGTGCGGCCAACTTTGGGTTTTTTCCAAAGGCTAATAAAGTTATATGGCTCAGTGAGATGCCTCTGAGTAATTTCGGTCAGGTACTCAGCGTACTCGAACGCTACTCGCTAAAGATGGGTGTAGCCCAAATGGCGGGCTTCAAAAAGTCCGATAAAACCTACTTCGCCGCGACCGATCCGCGAGGAGACGGCGTGGCAATCGCGATCTAG
- a CDS encoding ParB N-terminal domain-containing protein: MNDYNESLVEKVSSFVNVDDILPTEEHDVDLAKSISVEIFTKGIWTEPVLLLKEPLYVLDGHHRLAASIFLKFWRIPAFLVDKEDPYLCLGSWKPCCSITMESFLKRAATRVLYPQKTTRFSHPGRDLKVNVPIRELLSNIADFGVSENV, encoded by the coding sequence ATGAACGATTATAATGAATCTTTAGTTGAGAAAGTTAGCTCGTTTGTGAACGTTGATGATATATTACCTACTGAGGAACATGATGTAGATTTGGCGAAGTCCATTTCGGTTGAGATTTTCACTAAAGGGATTTGGACGGAGCCGGTATTATTACTTAAAGAGCCATTATATGTTCTTGATGGACATCATCGTTTAGCTGCGTCAATTTTTTTAAAATTTTGGAGAATACCAGCTTTTCTCGTCGATAAAGAGGATCCCTATTTATGCTTAGGCAGTTGGAAGCCTTGCTGCTCGATTACGATGGAATCTTTTCTTAAACGTGCAGCTACACGTGTTTTGTATCCTCAAAAAACCACACGTTTTTCACACCCTGGGCGTGACTTAAAAGTAAATGTACCGATACGGGAATTGTTGAGCAATATTGCAGATTTTGGAGTATCTGAGAATGTATAA
- a CDS encoding riboflavin synthase subunit alpha — MFTGIVSAVATVDEITGDDQFKSFTLKFPSGFCDDLLVGASVAVNGVCLTAVAEVDKDCWNFDVIYKSITATNLNNITVGQIVNVERSAREGAEIGGHVVSGHVDCAGFVDTIIENGKNKCIRIGFPKEYAIYLFSQGFVAINGASLTIADIGKSDCWIEVWLIPETRRSSNLDRLVIGDLVNIEIDRATQVVVETIRDAIQNFCENYLAQKITTMSTELLRERLLNEEDTRSLAASIVNSKIVAIGNGGSKP; from the coding sequence ATGTTTACTGGAATTGTAAGTGCTGTCGCGACGGTTGATGAAATTACCGGAGATGATCAATTCAAATCATTTACTCTTAAGTTTCCTTCGGGTTTTTGTGACGATCTTTTGGTCGGCGCCAGTGTAGCGGTCAACGGAGTTTGTTTGACAGCAGTAGCCGAGGTGGACAAAGATTGCTGGAATTTTGACGTTATCTACAAAAGCATCACTGCTACGAACCTCAACAATATCACCGTTGGGCAAATCGTTAACGTGGAGAGGTCTGCACGGGAAGGCGCAGAGATTGGTGGTCACGTAGTTTCTGGACATGTCGATTGTGCTGGCTTTGTGGACACAATAATCGAAAACGGAAAAAATAAGTGCATACGAATCGGGTTTCCTAAGGAATATGCTATTTATCTCTTCTCACAGGGTTTCGTGGCGATAAATGGTGCTAGCCTAACAATTGCGGATATTGGAAAATCTGACTGTTGGATTGAGGTTTGGCTAATTCCGGAGACTAGGCGTTCAAGTAATCTCGACCGCCTCGTTATAGGTGATCTCGTAAACATTGAAATCGACCGGGCAACACAGGTTGTTGTAGAGACTATCCGAGATGCGATTCAAAATTTTTGCGAGAATTATTTGGCGCAAAAGATCACAACGATGAGCACTGAATTGCTCAGAGAGCGTCTTCTCAATGAAGAAGATACAAGGTCTTTAGCCGCCAGTATCGTTAATTCTAAGATTGTCGCTATCGGAAATGGAGGGAGTAAACCGTGA
- a CDS encoding aminotransferase class I/II-fold pyridoxal phosphate-dependent enzyme, translating to MYKVDRAIILAAGQGARLFPFTQNAPKPLTEVHGKSIIENTFIHLNRIGVKTIILVVGFASDILIDHVKNILPECTNLFIINNNEFSKTNNVFSLWLTRSFFEKDFYLLESDVFGSASLFQSLAEIPETMCGAVISPFKYFMDGACVTVSGQPRIISAPRQRTYGEVSELYKTVNFYKITSEYASGRLIELLNQHVERGVLDCYYEDLFAAHIYSGEVSFYASIVEDRDWYEIDNANDLDLASFRFGSDGYRLSQINASYGGYWRYPVTDHSLLHNVHYPPKKLIRHLADRAELILGAYPSGQTAICRWASAYYEVNDASVAVCNGISEVIPILFSKEGVRIALASPSFNEFTRLVSPINTHTIMLNENNNFRVDPDQVRNLLARVQVDYFVLVTPNNPTGAAVPDQDIEEILEICGEHNVRLVIDQSFADFQNDNARHKWMVRSAQDPRIIHLLSLGKSHGIGGLRIGVITSGDDEFIRSIRKHLPIWNINGFGEEYLRIFSAFKREFDASCEKVRNDVAKLSQGLKNIKGLKIFPSHSNFVFAKIEYQDITSNTLCSWLLNNEGILVKNCSGKEMNDGERFVRIASRGSLADEKLIAGINRALSALKVV from the coding sequence ATGTATAAAGTCGACAGAGCGATTATTTTGGCCGCAGGGCAAGGCGCGAGACTTTTTCCTTTTACACAAAACGCACCTAAGCCCTTAACAGAGGTTCATGGAAAATCAATTATTGAGAACACCTTTATTCATTTAAATCGTATCGGCGTAAAAACAATAATTTTGGTAGTCGGATTCGCGTCGGATATTCTTATTGATCATGTAAAAAATATATTGCCTGAATGTACAAATCTATTTATTATAAATAATAATGAATTTTCGAAAACAAATAACGTTTTTTCGCTCTGGTTAACGCGTAGCTTTTTCGAGAAAGATTTTTATCTCTTGGAGTCAGACGTTTTTGGCTCAGCCAGTTTATTTCAGTCATTGGCTGAAATACCTGAGACCATGTGTGGCGCAGTAATCTCACCATTTAAATACTTTATGGACGGCGCTTGCGTTACCGTTTCGGGTCAACCTCGCATCATTAGTGCACCACGGCAACGGACTTACGGCGAGGTTTCAGAATTATACAAAACGGTAAATTTTTACAAGATCACCTCTGAATACGCTAGTGGTCGACTAATTGAATTATTGAACCAGCACGTCGAACGTGGAGTATTAGATTGTTATTATGAGGACCTTTTTGCTGCACATATCTATAGTGGAGAGGTTTCGTTTTACGCCTCCATTGTCGAAGATAGAGATTGGTACGAGATTGATAACGCAAATGATCTCGACTTGGCAAGCTTTCGGTTTGGCTCCGATGGGTATCGCTTGAGCCAGATCAACGCGTCTTATGGAGGCTATTGGAGATATCCAGTTACAGACCACTCTCTCCTACACAACGTCCATTACCCTCCGAAGAAACTTATCAGGCATTTGGCGGATCGCGCGGAGTTGATCCTGGGCGCTTATCCAAGCGGACAGACAGCGATATGCCGTTGGGCATCTGCCTATTACGAGGTAAATGACGCATCAGTTGCCGTTTGCAATGGAATAAGTGAGGTTATACCGATCCTTTTTTCTAAAGAGGGAGTTCGAATAGCTCTCGCGAGTCCATCATTTAACGAGTTCACGCGGCTAGTTTCGCCCATAAATACACACACTATTATGCTCAATGAAAATAATAACTTCCGAGTGGATCCGGACCAGGTGCGAAATCTGTTGGCGAGAGTTCAGGTTGATTATTTTGTCTTAGTTACCCCTAATAATCCCACCGGAGCAGCCGTTCCAGATCAAGACATAGAGGAAATTTTGGAAATCTGCGGTGAGCATAATGTCAGACTTGTTATAGATCAGTCGTTTGCGGATTTCCAAAATGATAATGCGCGTCATAAATGGATGGTCCGTTCTGCGCAGGACCCGCGTATCATCCATCTCCTAAGCCTTGGGAAAAGCCATGGGATTGGTGGGCTTCGAATTGGTGTTATAACATCCGGAGATGACGAATTTATCAGATCAATTCGAAAACACCTTCCGATCTGGAATATTAATGGTTTTGGAGAGGAATATCTCAGAATATTTTCTGCATTCAAACGTGAGTTTGATGCATCCTGCGAAAAGGTAAGAAACGATGTTGCCAAACTTTCTCAGGGACTTAAAAATATCAAGGGCTTGAAAATTTTTCCTTCGCATAGCAATTTTGTTTTCGCGAAAATCGAATATCAGGATATCACATCAAACACTTTATGCAGCTGGCTTCTGAATAACGAAGGTATTCTGGTAAAAAACTGCAGCGGCAAGGAAATGAATGACGGCGAAAGATTTGTGCGCATTGCATCACGAGGTTCTCTCGCCGACGAAAAACTTATTGCTGGTATCAATCGTGCTTTGTCAGCACTCAAAGTCGTCTAA
- the ribD gene encoding bifunctional diaminohydroxyphosphoribosylaminopyrimidine deaminase/5-amino-6-(5-phosphoribosylamino)uracil reductase RibD: MTAALFTAEDEFFMSRALFLGGRNRTGASPNPSVGCVVVNDGKIVGEGATAAGGRPHAEFIAINNAGFLANGATLYVTLEPCCHSGRGISCVDAIIQAGIKKVIAATEDLDSRVGGAGLKKLAELGIDARKGLRKEQADIEHEAFFKRVTSGLPFITVNLGMTLDNKIATLSSANKLIPFDAMRQHMRHSLVEMDAVLIDGCEHFSDILILILQEIPINRRPAFVILAPECGLIHDSFLVPSGDKFKNFLLHEDVKNPFKLQHFINNRVFLLNYNISRNGDLRAALHELVKLGFNNVLCGGGTRLADLLLKGRLVDRLRIFSSGKNIGQPKLTGHDSDNILDLLNGSYLRLDSIETVRANFIQTWERINERL; this comes from the coding sequence ATGACGGCGGCCTTGTTTACAGCCGAAGATGAGTTCTTTATGTCAAGAGCACTTTTCCTAGGGGGACGTAATCGCACTGGCGCGTCCCCTAATCCTAGCGTTGGCTGTGTTGTTGTTAATGATGGGAAAATTGTAGGAGAGGGCGCTACAGCAGCAGGCGGTCGTCCCCATGCCGAATTTATTGCGATTAATAACGCGGGATTCTTGGCTAATGGCGCGACGCTTTACGTTACCTTGGAGCCCTGTTGTCATTCTGGACGGGGAATATCGTGTGTTGACGCAATTATCCAAGCGGGGATTAAAAAAGTCATTGCTGCCACTGAAGATTTAGACTCACGAGTAGGAGGGGCGGGTTTAAAAAAGCTTGCAGAACTCGGAATTGATGCTCGTAAAGGACTGCGAAAGGAACAAGCGGACATCGAACACGAAGCATTTTTCAAGCGAGTTACATCTGGATTACCATTTATCACAGTAAATCTTGGTATGACACTGGATAATAAAATTGCCACTTTGTCGAGTGCGAATAAGTTGATTCCATTTGATGCTATGCGACAGCATATGCGACATTCTCTTGTCGAAATGGATGCGGTTTTAATTGACGGGTGCGAGCATTTTTCGGATATACTGATTTTAATTTTACAAGAAATCCCTATTAATAGAAGACCGGCGTTTGTTATTTTGGCACCAGAATGTGGATTAATTCATGATAGTTTTTTGGTGCCGTCGGGCGATAAATTCAAAAATTTTCTTTTACATGAAGATGTCAAAAATCCATTTAAATTACAACATTTCATAAATAATAGAGTATTTTTATTGAATTATAATATTTCCAGAAATGGAGATTTGAGAGCAGCACTACATGAATTGGTGAAGCTTGGATTTAATAATGTCTTATGTGGTGGGGGAACACGACTAGCTGATCTTCTGCTAAAAGGGAGATTAGTAGATAGGCTCCGTATATTCAGTTCTGGCAAAAATATTGGGCAGCCCAAGTTAACTGGCCATGATAGCGATAATATCTTAGATTTATTGAATGGTTCATATCTTCGGTTAGATAGTATTGAAACGGTAAGAGCTAATTTTATCCAAACATGGGAGCGGATTAATGAACGATTATAA
- a CDS encoding MFS transporter: MDFSDIHGLIQSSTSIYFSVAAFSQILAGWLSDRKGEKYTVIVVLILFFAASIGVVFSQSANQFFLFRALQGVIAGITVVSRSLLRKNLTIDVAASALAYASLAISCSSIFGPLAGAGISNAFGWISVPILLIIFASGLLTIVGRLNESSATESSHRLPSIMSQIKYIASDTTFVIFSLVAALSSSVFYIYFTTATFLVANHTSISPLEFSIIFALNPVGYFLGNLASGIACENFGWRKVLKSGCLISLASAVTGTLTIHFGVNPLMCFFIQMFFVGIGNGIIISTSSIGMLSGISQSSGMATGLGSGIVNIIGSIVSLFVGTFNYNVEHPEFLNIYILIILTCAAVLTFGFQRNR, translated from the coding sequence TTGGACTTTTCAGACATTCACGGATTAATTCAATCTTCAACTTCGATTTATTTTTCGGTTGCAGCCTTTTCACAAATCCTTGCAGGATGGCTATCCGATAGAAAAGGAGAAAAATACACAGTGATCGTTGTGTTGATTCTGTTCTTTGCTGCATCCATTGGTGTAGTTTTTTCTCAATCGGCAAACCAATTCTTCTTATTTCGCGCTCTCCAGGGCGTCATCGCGGGAATAACCGTCGTTTCACGATCTCTCCTTAGAAAAAATTTGACTATTGACGTAGCTGCATCGGCGCTGGCGTATGCGTCACTTGCGATTTCATGTTCCTCGATATTCGGACCACTGGCCGGTGCTGGGATATCTAATGCCTTCGGTTGGATTTCAGTTCCAATCCTTCTGATTATCTTCGCATCAGGACTACTAACAATTGTGGGGAGGCTTAATGAAAGTTCAGCAACCGAAAGCAGCCATCGTCTTCCGAGCATAATGTCGCAAATTAAGTACATCGCTAGCGACACAACATTTGTTATTTTTTCCCTAGTTGCGGCACTGTCGTCCAGCGTTTTTTACATTTATTTCACAACAGCAACTTTCCTAGTCGCGAATCACACTTCAATTTCGCCTTTAGAATTTTCAATTATTTTTGCTTTAAATCCAGTTGGTTACTTCTTAGGAAATCTTGCGTCGGGAATAGCCTGCGAAAATTTTGGCTGGCGCAAAGTTCTTAAATCGGGATGCCTCATTTCCTTGGCTAGCGCCGTAACTGGAACTTTAACGATTCACTTCGGCGTTAATCCACTAATGTGCTTCTTCATTCAAATGTTTTTCGTCGGAATAGGGAACGGAATTATTATCTCAACTTCATCGATTGGCATGTTAAGTGGGATATCGCAGTCCTCCGGAATGGCGACAGGCTTAGGATCTGGAATAGTGAACATCATAGGAAGTATAGTATCTCTTTTTGTTGGAACATTCAATTATAATGTCGAGCATCCAGAATTTTTAAATATATACATATTAATAATTCTAACTTGCGCGGCCGTATTAACTTTTGGTTTTCAACGGAACCGATAG
- a CDS encoding error-prone DNA polymerase produces the protein MSKARYAELQVTSHFSFLRGASSCEALFFQAAALGIEALAIVDRNSLAGIVRAHQAAKDSGLRLIVGCRLDLTDGTALLVYPMDRAAYARLCRLLSLGKARGGKAKCILSWDDVLTYGDGLLAILVPDEADDACASTLRRLKSGFGDRGYLALTLRRRPNDALRLHELSNLAAQAGIETVVTNDVLFHHPDQRILQDVVTCIRHKVTIDSAGFHRERHADRHLKPPQEMARLFNRYPEAIARTLKILARCRFSLDELSYQYPQEREMPGLTAQQALEALTWESAAKRYAKGVPDRVAAALRHELRLIEKLDYAPYFLTVNAIVRFARSQDILCQGRGSAANSAVCYVLGVTSIDPERNNLLFERFVSEERREPPDIDVDFEHNRREIVMQWVFKTYGRNHSALCSTVIRYRTKAAIRDVGKALGLPEDIIKSLSSGQTFRSTDSLQTNIPGLNAADRRLQLTLALAEQLKGAPRHLSQHPGGFVLTHDRLDELVPIEPARMADRQVIEWDKDDVDILKFMKVDVLALGMLSCMKGCYDLLAAYKGITLDLATTPAEDPRTYDMICQADTLGTFQIESRAQMSMLPRLRPRTFYDLVVQIAIVRPGPIQGDMVHPYLRRRQRKEPVEYPKPELERVLGKTLGVPLFQEQAMRVAIECAGFTPGEADQLRRAMATFKHTGGVSPFRDKLINGMVSRGYEADFAERTFKQLEGFGSYGFPESHSASFALIAYASSWMKCHHPDVFCCALLNAQPMGFYAPQQIVTDARRHGVEVRPVCINASRWDCTLEPTGTGKRFAVRLGLCLVKGLNNREAATLVGARADMPYTSIDDIWRRAGVPASALVTLAEADAFQPGLGLSRRDALWALKGLHNDPLPLFAAASAREGASVAEINEPVMTLNRMTEGSQVVEDYSHVGLTLRAHPLSFLRNDLRLRRIVTCQEAMRTRDGRWVEAAGLVLVRQRPGSASGVIFITIEDESGISNIVVWPKVFEQYRRIVLGASMLGVYGRVQREGDVVHLIAHRLTDLSTELASVGQRDMISPLSHERSDDFHDGKPNLGPSTVPKQLHTPDALPDDRPVESIRVRSRNFH, from the coding sequence ATGAGTAAAGCCCGTTATGCCGAGTTGCAGGTAACGTCACACTTCTCATTCTTGCGGGGAGCGTCTTCGTGCGAGGCGCTCTTCTTCCAGGCGGCGGCCCTCGGCATCGAAGCCTTGGCCATCGTTGACCGCAATTCACTGGCGGGGATTGTTCGGGCGCATCAAGCCGCCAAGGACAGTGGACTAAGACTGATTGTCGGCTGCCGCCTGGATTTGACCGATGGCACCGCGCTCCTCGTCTATCCGATGGATCGCGCCGCCTATGCCAGGCTGTGCCGGCTGCTGTCGCTTGGCAAGGCACGCGGCGGCAAGGCCAAATGTATACTGAGCTGGGACGATGTCCTGACCTATGGTGATGGCCTGCTCGCAATCCTCGTGCCGGATGAGGCCGATGACGCCTGCGCAAGCACTCTGCGTCGCCTGAAGTCCGGCTTCGGCGACCGCGGCTATCTGGCCCTTACCTTGCGGCGGCGGCCCAATGATGCCCTGCGGCTGCATGAATTGTCGAACCTAGCGGCCCAAGCTGGCATTGAGACCGTCGTGACCAATGATGTCCTGTTCCATCACCCCGACCAACGCATCCTGCAGGACGTGGTCACGTGCATCCGCCACAAGGTAACGATCGACAGCGCCGGCTTCCATCGTGAGCGGCACGCCGACCGCCATCTTAAGCCACCCCAGGAAATGGCGCGCCTGTTCAATCGCTATCCGGAAGCGATCGCTCGTACTCTCAAGATTCTGGCACGCTGCCGCTTCAGTCTCGATGAACTGTCCTACCAATATCCGCAGGAGCGCGAGATGCCGGGCCTGACGGCCCAACAGGCGCTGGAAGCCTTGACCTGGGAAAGTGCCGCAAAACGCTATGCGAAAGGTGTGCCGGATAGGGTGGCAGCGGCGCTACGCCATGAACTCAGGCTGATCGAAAAGCTCGACTACGCCCCCTATTTTTTAACAGTGAACGCCATTGTGCGCTTCGCCCGCAGCCAGGACATTCTCTGTCAGGGCCGCGGCTCGGCTGCCAACTCGGCAGTGTGCTACGTGCTGGGGGTGACATCGATCGACCCTGAACGCAACAATCTTTTGTTTGAGCGCTTTGTCAGCGAAGAGCGCCGCGAACCGCCCGATATCGACGTGGATTTCGAGCACAATCGGCGCGAGATTGTCATGCAGTGGGTCTTTAAGACCTACGGCCGCAATCATTCCGCCCTGTGCTCGACCGTGATCCGCTACCGGACCAAGGCCGCTATCCGCGACGTCGGAAAGGCGCTCGGCCTACCCGAAGACATCATCAAAAGCTTGTCGTCAGGCCAGACCTTCCGGTCGACAGATAGTCTGCAAACCAATATCCCTGGCCTCAACGCCGCGGATCGCCGGCTACAATTGACCCTGGCGCTGGCCGAGCAACTGAAGGGCGCACCGCGCCACCTGAGCCAGCACCCTGGCGGCTTTGTGCTGACGCACGACCGGCTTGATGAACTGGTGCCGATCGAACCGGCCCGCATGGCCGACCGGCAGGTGATCGAATGGGATAAGGACGATGTCGATATCCTGAAGTTCATGAAGGTCGATGTTCTGGCACTGGGGATGCTGTCGTGCATGAAGGGCTGTTACGACCTTCTTGCCGCATATAAGGGCATCACTCTTGATCTGGCCACAACGCCAGCGGAAGATCCGCGTACCTATGACATGATCTGCCAGGCCGATACGTTGGGGACGTTTCAAATTGAAAGCCGGGCGCAAATGTCGATGCTGCCGCGTTTAAGACCTCGGACCTTTTACGATCTGGTTGTGCAGATCGCTATCGTGCGGCCAGGGCCGATCCAGGGTGATATGGTCCACCCCTACCTGCGTCGGCGCCAACGTAAGGAGCCCGTCGAATATCCGAAACCCGAACTCGAACGCGTGCTTGGCAAGACACTGGGCGTACCCCTGTTTCAGGAACAGGCAATGCGGGTCGCCATCGAATGCGCCGGCTTCACGCCCGGTGAGGCTGACCAGTTACGGCGTGCCATGGCGACGTTCAAGCATACCGGTGGCGTCAGCCCGTTCCGCGACAAACTCATCAATGGCATGGTCTCACGCGGTTACGAGGCGGACTTCGCCGAACGGACCTTCAAACAGCTTGAGGGTTTTGGCTCCTACGGTTTTCCGGAATCCCACTCCGCCTCGTTCGCCTTGATTGCCTATGCCTCCTCCTGGATGAAATGCCATCATCCCGATGTCTTCTGTTGCGCCTTGTTGAACGCCCAGCCCATGGGGTTTTATGCACCACAGCAGATCGTCACCGACGCACGTCGGCACGGTGTCGAGGTGCGACCGGTCTGCATCAACGCCTCACGCTGGGACTGCACCCTGGAACCTACCGGCACTGGAAAGCGGTTTGCCGTGCGTCTCGGTCTGTGCCTGGTCAAAGGTTTGAACAATCGTGAGGCCGCCACGCTGGTTGGTGCCCGGGCCGATATGCCCTATACCTCCATTGATGATATATGGCGCCGTGCCGGTGTACCAGCATCGGCGCTGGTGACACTGGCCGAGGCTGACGCCTTCCAGCCCGGCTTGGGCCTGTCCCGCCGCGACGCGCTATGGGCGCTGAAGGGATTGCATAACGATCCCCTGCCGTTGTTCGCTGCGGCTTCGGCACGCGAGGGGGCCAGCGTGGCGGAAATCAACGAACCGGTGATGACGTTAAATAGGATGACGGAAGGCAGCCAGGTCGTTGAGGATTACAGCCATGTCGGCCTGACTTTGCGGGCGCACCCGCTTTCCTTCCTGCGCAACGATCTGCGCCTCCGGCGAATCGTCACATGTCAGGAAGCGATGCGCACGCGAGACGGCCGATGGGTCGAAGCCGCTGGCCTGGTGCTGGTGCGCCAACGCCCCGGCAGTGCATCAGGTGTTATCTTCATCACAATTGAGGACGAAAGCGGCATCAGCAATATCGTCGTCTGGCCGAAAGTCTTCGAACAGTATCGGCGCATCGTGCTGGGGGCCAGCATGCTGGGCGTCTATGGCCGCGTCCAGCGTGAGGGTGATGTCGTGCATCTGATTGCCCATAGGCTGACCGATCTTTCGACCGAACTGGCCAGCGTCGGACAACGTGATATGATCTCCCCGCTGTCTCACGAACGCAGTGATGACTTCCATGACGGCAAGCCTAACCTTGGGCCATCCACAGTCCCCAAACAGCTCCACACTCCCGATGCCCTGCCGGATGACCGGCCCGTCGAGAGCATCCGGGTCAGGAGTCGGAATTTCCATTAG